From the genome of Papaver somniferum cultivar HN1 chromosome 2, ASM357369v1, whole genome shotgun sequence, one region includes:
- the LOC113353918 gene encoding indole-3-pyruvate monooxygenase YUCCA2-like, translating to MDFLKEMEGKRVHDPFGKNTIKNVRHVCVPGPVIVGAGPSGLAAAACLSDRGVPSVIIERSNCIASLWQLKSYTRLRLHLPKEFCELPLMPFPAEFPTYPSKQQFVDYLETYTKKFDLKPHFNESVDCAEYDHSLGLWRVKTKGSHNEEMEYVTRWLIVATGENAEEIVPVIAGMDEFEGPIVHTSVYKSGNVFRGKRVLVVGCGNSGMEVCLDLCNSDASPSLVVRNKAHILPREMLGVSTFGLSMWLLKWLHVRYVDQLLLFLSWFFLGDTSRLGLDRPKIGPIELKMATGKTPVLDVGTLAEIRSGSIKVCPGINQISTHKVHFVNGRAEDFDAIILATGYKSNVPSWLKDTNLFSEKDGLPKKPFPNGWKGEYGLYSVGFTKRGLLGTSMDAKKIAQDIELLWKADSKHYLSALFYSPSLSPPPPPSLGH from the exons ATGGACTTTTTAAAAGAAATGGAAGGAAAAAGAGTTCATGATCCGTTTGGTAAGAACACGATAAAAAATGTGAGACATGTCTGTGTACCAGGTCCGGTGATCGTCGGTGCCGGACCGTCTGGTCTTGCTGCAGCAGCTTGTCTAAGTGACAGAGGTGTTCCTAGCGTTATCATAGAGCGGTCTAACTGCATAGCTTCTTTGTGGCAGCTAAAATCTTACACAcgtcttcgtcttcatcttccgaAAGAATTTTGTGAGCTACCTCTCATGCCATTTCCAGCGGAATTTCCAACTTACCCATCAAAACAGCAATTTGTCGACTATTTGGAAACGTATACCAAAAAGTTTGATCTAAAACCACATTTCAACGAAAGCGTGGATTGTGCTGAATACGATCACAGTCTCGGGTTATGGCGAGTAAAGACTAAAGGGTCGCATAATGAGGAAATGGAATACGTAACTAGATGGTTAATAGTGGCCACCGGAGAGAATGCCGAAGAGATTGTACCGGTGATTGCAGGAATGGATGAATTTGAAGGACCAATTGTCCATACCAGCGTGTATAAAAGCGGCAATGTATTTCGTGGCAAAAGAGTATTAGTTGTTGGTTGTGGAAATTCAGGAATGGAAGTTTGTTTGGATCTCTGCAACTCTGATGCCAGTCCTTCTCTTGTAGTCAGAAATAAG GCGCACATCTTGCCAAGAGAGATGCTTGGGGTATCAACTTTTGGGTTGTCAATGTGGTTGCTCAAGTGGCTTCACGTACGTTATGTCGATCAACTCTTACTATTCCTGTCTTGGTTCTTCCTTGGTGACACATCCCGACTCGGCCTCGACCGACCTAAAATCGGTCCGATCGAACTGAAGATGGCGACCGGAAAAACACCCGTATTAGATGTTGGAACTTTAGCTGAAATCAGATCCGGTTCTATCAAG GTATGCCCAGGCATAAATCAAATCTCCACTCATAAGGTGCACTTTGTCAATGGGAGAGCTGAAGATTTTGATGCTATAATTTTAGCCACCGGATACAAAAGCAATGTACCATCTTGGCTAAAG GATACAAATTTGTTTTCAGAGAAAGATGGTTTACCGAAAAAGCCGTTTCCGAATGGATGGAAAGGCGAGTACGGGCTCTACTCAGTAGGGTTCACCAAACGTGGGTTACTTGGTACGTCGATGGATGCAAAGAAAATTGCTCAAGATATTGAACTTTTATGGAAAGCCGATTCGAAGCATTATTTATCGGCGCTTTTTTACTCGCCATCATTgtcaccgccaccgccaccatcATTAGGACATTAA